One genomic segment of Bradyrhizobium prioriisuperbiae includes these proteins:
- a CDS encoding ABC transporter permease — MSEMTTMSSGAGGMTEDMTARPKAGRAIPPRIQSLILLVAFIVLWEGGVRIFQVPRWLIPPVSDIAVALWRGLATSPFAHDGFWYHSFITMTETVLGYLVGCGLGFALAVAISQTENLEAVLRPFIVAFQSLPKVAVAPIIVLWLGFGLASKVAIVALLTFFPVLITGLAGFQAVEPERIELLRSLSASRWHIFTKVKFWTALPFIFAGLEMAAAFAVVGAIVGEFVGAQSGLGVLILQLDSAMDVGGSFAVFVILSLIGIALSAIIRALQNKVLYWQPKQQTQRTINL; from the coding sequence ATGTCCGAGATGACGACCATGAGTTCGGGAGCGGGCGGGATGACCGAGGACATGACGGCACGGCCGAAAGCTGGCCGCGCGATCCCGCCCAGAATCCAGTCGCTGATCCTGCTCGTTGCGTTCATTGTGCTGTGGGAGGGCGGGGTGCGGATCTTCCAGGTCCCGCGCTGGCTGATCCCGCCCGTCAGCGACATCGCTGTTGCGTTGTGGCGCGGCCTGGCCACCAGCCCGTTCGCCCACGACGGTTTTTGGTACCACAGCTTCATTACCATGACCGAGACCGTGCTCGGCTATCTGGTCGGCTGTGGGCTCGGGTTCGCGCTCGCCGTGGCGATTTCCCAGACCGAGAATCTGGAAGCCGTGCTGCGGCCGTTCATCGTCGCGTTCCAGAGCCTGCCGAAGGTGGCGGTGGCGCCGATCATCGTGCTGTGGCTCGGCTTCGGATTGGCCTCGAAGGTCGCTATCGTCGCGTTGCTGACATTCTTTCCGGTGCTCATCACCGGCCTTGCCGGATTTCAGGCGGTCGAACCCGAGCGCATTGAGCTGCTGCGTTCGCTCTCCGCCAGCCGCTGGCACATTTTCACCAAGGTGAAGTTCTGGACCGCGCTGCCGTTCATTTTTGCCGGCCTCGAAATGGCTGCCGCCTTCGCCGTGGTCGGGGCCATCGTCGGGGAGTTCGTTGGCGCTCAGTCCGGCCTCGGCGTGCTGATCCTGCAACTCGATAGCGCCATGGACGTTGGCGGCAGTTTTGCGGTGTTTGTGATCCTGTCTCTGATCGGCATTGCGCTGAGCGCGATTATTCGCGCACTGCAAAACAAGGTGCTGTACTGGCAGCCGAAGCAGCAGACACAGCGCACCATCAATCTCTAG
- a CDS encoding ABC transporter substrate-binding protein encodes MIDRRRLGQSALGLALAAALPSTIARSQQPTLFRIANAAGINDPQQIFVSAGRHPRLGFYQAEGVDFELVNVANPSQGMQSVATGETTLASLSPGIFLPIVARDPSFPVIAAYCWLPRNASTIGVKPDSPYQTIADLRGKRIGVRNQGDIGRYVVKTMLRELGLDDAGTDYIAVGDGGGAGTALHHGQVDAIASFDTACARVELAGFKLRYVPLTPGFAATPSGYFGFSKKMVSEKRRELVGFMRAVAKSTIFARTNPAPCIDMHWEMYPESRPKSKSEAEARAEMMFLLSKRMDKWMPRPNDPDQRMGATTITDWNSLITITGETVSDPQLAAKIGDPRKLFTNDMIDDINAFDREAIVRQAKTFEL; translated from the coding sequence ATGATCGACCGACGACGATTGGGACAGTCCGCATTGGGACTGGCGCTGGCCGCAGCGCTGCCGTCAACCATAGCGCGATCACAGCAGCCGACGCTGTTTCGGATTGCGAACGCGGCCGGCATCAACGATCCGCAACAGATTTTCGTGTCCGCGGGACGTCATCCGCGGCTCGGCTTCTACCAGGCCGAGGGCGTCGACTTCGAGTTGGTCAACGTCGCCAATCCGTCGCAGGGTATGCAATCGGTAGCGACCGGCGAAACCACGCTGGCGTCGCTGTCGCCGGGGATTTTTCTGCCCATAGTTGCCAGGGATCCGTCGTTTCCGGTGATCGCGGCCTATTGCTGGCTACCACGCAACGCCTCCACGATCGGGGTCAAACCCGACAGTCCCTATCAGACGATCGCCGACCTTCGCGGCAAACGGATCGGCGTGCGCAATCAGGGCGATATCGGACGCTACGTGGTCAAGACCATGCTGCGGGAGTTAGGCCTCGACGACGCCGGGACGGACTACATCGCCGTCGGCGACGGCGGCGGCGCGGGCACCGCCCTCCATCACGGTCAGGTCGACGCCATCGCCTCGTTCGACACCGCCTGCGCTCGCGTCGAGCTCGCCGGCTTCAAACTGCGTTACGTGCCGCTGACGCCGGGGTTTGCCGCGACACCCTCAGGCTATTTCGGTTTCAGCAAGAAGATGGTCAGCGAGAAACGCCGGGAGCTGGTCGGCTTCATGCGCGCGGTCGCGAAATCGACGATCTTCGCCCGGACCAATCCCGCGCCGTGCATCGATATGCATTGGGAAATGTATCCCGAGAGCCGGCCGAAGTCGAAATCCGAGGCGGAGGCGAGGGCCGAGATGATGTTCCTGCTCAGCAAGCGGATGGACAAATGGATGCCGCGCCCGAACGACCCGGACCAGCGCATGGGCGCGACCACGATCACGGACTGGAATTCGCTGATCACGATCACCGGCGAGACGGTGAGCGACCCGCAGCTTGCGGCCAAAATCGGTGACCCGCGCAAACTGTTCACCAACGACATGATCGACGACATCAACGCATTCGACAGGGAGGCTATCGTGCGCCAGGCCAAGACTTTCGAGCTCTAA
- a CDS encoding ABC transporter substrate-binding protein encodes MSKLQLSVAVGDYDRMRPLVDGLVQIDGVDPQIMLLEPEEIFFRAFRHEDFDICELSLSSYSIQIATGTSPYIAVPVFPSRAFRHTSIYVRTDRIKSPADLKGRRVGVPEYQLTANIWVRMILEEDYGIRPADVTWVRGGYEQPGRVEKIGLNLPAGVVVEDVGPDDTISALLASGQLDAVIGPRAPSCFERGHPDVGYLFADPQQMAADWYRRTGLFPIMHTLGIRRSLADQHPWLPVAVFKAFERAKTIALSKLGDTSAAKVTLPFVEEQLRAARLLMGEDFWAYGLEPNRRVLTRFLQRHHAEGLSARLLTPEDVFHPASLELHKI; translated from the coding sequence ATGAGCAAGCTGCAACTTTCGGTCGCCGTCGGCGACTATGACCGCATGCGCCCGCTGGTGGACGGCCTGGTGCAGATCGACGGTGTCGATCCGCAAATCATGCTGCTGGAGCCGGAGGAAATCTTCTTTCGCGCGTTCAGGCATGAGGATTTTGACATCTGCGAATTGTCGCTCAGCAGCTACAGCATCCAAATCGCCACGGGAACCAGTCCCTACATTGCGGTGCCGGTTTTCCCGTCCCGCGCTTTCCGGCACACCTCGATCTATGTCCGCACCGACCGCATAAAATCCCCGGCCGACCTCAAGGGCCGCCGCGTCGGGGTGCCGGAATATCAACTCACGGCCAATATCTGGGTCCGCATGATTCTGGAGGAAGATTACGGAATCCGTCCGGCGGACGTCACCTGGGTTCGAGGCGGTTATGAGCAGCCGGGACGGGTCGAGAAGATCGGTCTCAATCTTCCCGCTGGCGTTGTTGTCGAGGATGTTGGCCCTGACGACACCATTTCGGCGCTACTGGCAAGCGGCCAGCTGGATGCCGTGATCGGGCCGCGGGCTCCGTCCTGTTTCGAGCGCGGCCATCCCGATGTCGGCTATCTGTTTGCCGATCCGCAGCAGATGGCGGCGGACTGGTATCGGCGGACCGGCCTTTTTCCCATCATGCACACGCTGGGGATCCGCCGTTCGCTTGCCGATCAGCATCCCTGGCTGCCGGTCGCGGTGTTCAAGGCGTTCGAACGCGCCAAGACAATCGCGCTCTCGAAGTTGGGCGATACATCTGCCGCCAAGGTGACGCTGCCTTTTGTCGAGGAGCAACTGCGGGCGGCGCGCCTCCTGATGGGTGAGGACTTCTGGGCCTACGGATTGGAACCAAACCGCAGAGTGCTGACTCGATTCCTCCAGCGTCACCACGCCGAGGGGCTGTCGGCCCGGCTGCTCACGCCGGAAGATGTGTTCCATCCGGCCTCGCTGGAGCTGCACAAAATCTAA
- a CDS encoding ABC transporter substrate-binding protein: MSRIVAGVIAVVMAMSFTAAESAETKLKLAIGQRGNWDTSVAELGQRAGIFRKRGLDLDLLYTQGGGETMQAVISGSVEIGVAAGTLGVLGAFAKGAPVRIIGAQATGAADFWYVRADSRMQTIQDAGAGTTIAFSTNGSSTNSVVIGFVKEYKLNADLVATGGPPATFTAVMSGQVAVGWSSPPFAFEALDQGKIRIVGRANDLSSIRQESIRCLIANASVVGKQKEAITRFMTAYRETVDWMYASDDALRSYADFAQISIDTARRVRDEFFPKSLLDPDRMSGLDLLTADAVAFKNLSQPMTSEQLKTLIQIPPPQ; this comes from the coding sequence ATGAGCCGCATCGTGGCCGGTGTGATCGCCGTCGTGATGGCCATGAGTTTCACGGCTGCGGAGTCTGCGGAAACGAAGCTGAAACTGGCCATCGGCCAGCGTGGCAACTGGGATACGTCTGTTGCCGAACTCGGCCAGCGCGCAGGCATCTTCCGAAAGCGTGGGCTCGATCTCGATCTGCTCTACACCCAGGGGGGCGGCGAGACCATGCAGGCCGTGATCTCCGGCAGCGTCGAGATCGGCGTCGCGGCCGGAACGCTGGGCGTGCTGGGCGCCTTCGCCAAGGGAGCGCCGGTCCGCATCATCGGTGCGCAGGCCACCGGCGCGGCCGACTTCTGGTATGTCCGGGCCGACTCCAGGATGCAGACAATTCAGGATGCGGGGGCAGGAACGACGATCGCTTTTTCGACGAATGGTTCTTCCACCAACAGCGTCGTGATCGGCTTCGTCAAGGAATACAAACTCAACGCGGATCTGGTGGCGACCGGTGGCCCGCCCGCCACTTTCACTGCCGTGATGTCGGGACAGGTTGCAGTCGGATGGTCGTCGCCGCCCTTCGCTTTCGAGGCCCTCGATCAGGGCAAGATTCGCATCGTTGGGCGCGCCAACGATCTGTCTTCGATCCGCCAGGAGTCGATCCGGTGTCTGATCGCCAATGCGTCGGTGGTGGGCAAGCAGAAGGAGGCCATCACCCGCTTCATGACAGCCTATCGCGAGACGGTCGACTGGATGTATGCGAGCGACGACGCGCTGCGGTCCTATGCCGATTTCGCCCAGATCAGCATCGATACCGCGCGCCGGGTCCGCGACGAGTTCTTTCCGAAAAGCCTGCTCGATCCCGACCGGATGTCGGGCCTCGATCTGTTGACGGCCGACGCCGTCGCTTTCAAGAACCTGTCGCAGCCAATGACCTCCGAGCAGCTCAAGACCTTGATCCAGATTCCACCACCACAATAA
- a CDS encoding ABC transporter permease — MSRAATSSQRWGAAILGFGALVAAVVVLEILIRVDLVSPFVVPLPSDVLLAFERIVVEEGVFRRFLVTAGEAFGAGLILAAVGISVGILLDRLELLRRATENWIAAFAAAPIVLIYPLFLVIFGRSAWTIVMIGALAGLPPVILKTLEGLRAVPPVLIDVGRSFSLDARQQFLKIKLPAALPSIFVGIRLGLMFALINVVGVEFLINFGGLGPLINVLAERYDLAGTYAAIAFVVLVSVCFFASLERIERWLRPGS; from the coding sequence ATGTCACGCGCGGCGACGTCAAGTCAACGCTGGGGAGCCGCGATACTTGGATTCGGTGCACTCGTCGCCGCCGTCGTCGTGCTCGAAATTCTGATCCGGGTCGACCTCGTCAGTCCGTTTGTCGTCCCGCTGCCGTCCGACGTCCTGCTCGCGTTTGAGCGCATCGTGGTTGAGGAGGGGGTGTTTCGCCGCTTTCTGGTGACCGCCGGCGAGGCTTTTGGGGCGGGTCTCATCCTGGCCGCCGTCGGCATATCTGTCGGCATTCTGCTGGATCGTCTGGAACTGCTTCGGCGAGCGACCGAAAACTGGATTGCGGCGTTCGCGGCAGCGCCGATCGTGCTGATCTATCCGCTCTTCCTCGTCATCTTCGGGCGGAGCGCCTGGACCATCGTGATGATCGGTGCGCTTGCCGGACTGCCGCCCGTCATTCTCAAGACGCTGGAGGGGCTGCGCGCGGTCCCGCCTGTCTTGATCGATGTCGGTCGCAGCTTCAGTCTCGATGCGCGCCAGCAGTTCCTGAAGATCAAGCTGCCTGCAGCGCTGCCGAGCATTTTTGTCGGTATCCGGCTCGGCCTGATGTTTGCCCTGATCAATGTTGTCGGTGTCGAGTTCCTGATCAATTTCGGCGGCCTCGGTCCTCTGATCAATGTATTGGCCGAGCGTTACGATCTGGCCGGTACCTATGCCGCGATCGCTTTCGTGGTGCTCGTCAGCGTCTGCTTCTTCGCCTCCCTGGAAAGGATCGAGCGATGGCTGCGACCCGGCTCGTAA
- a CDS encoding alpha/beta hydrolase, translating to MEQIRANGISVAFQRRGNGPPLVLMHGNEADHAMFDALVECLIGDFTVYAYDQRDCGQTENPALPYTLADLGDDAAAFITALGLPRAHVYGSSLGGLVAQSLAARHPDSVDRLVLGNTWRAGISPVEFNPEGIKQMAAYRADLAAYAPKLAELFFPPAFIRQRPSIVEMFRAGGRSEDKRTRRGAVISQTAPAELSRFPRPVLLLTGSEDRMIPPAATAALADTIPDARLVTLDGVGHVGVIQVPDLVARIVIDFLREAA from the coding sequence ATGGAGCAGATCAGAGCCAACGGCATCTCGGTTGCCTTCCAGCGCCGCGGCAACGGTCCGCCACTGGTGCTGATGCACGGCAACGAGGCTGACCATGCGATGTTCGACGCGCTGGTTGAATGTCTCATCGGAGACTTCACGGTGTATGCCTACGACCAGCGTGATTGCGGGCAGACGGAAAATCCAGCGCTGCCCTATACGCTCGCCGATCTCGGCGACGACGCGGCAGCCTTTATCACGGCCCTGGGGCTGCCACGGGCGCATGTCTATGGCAGTTCGCTCGGCGGCCTCGTTGCCCAGTCGCTCGCCGCGCGGCATCCGGACAGCGTCGACCGTCTGGTGCTTGGCAACACCTGGCGCGCTGGCATTAGCCCGGTTGAATTCAATCCCGAAGGCATCAAGCAGATGGCTGCCTACCGCGCGGACCTAGCCGCCTATGCGCCGAAGCTCGCGGAGTTGTTCTTTCCGCCGGCGTTCATCCGGCAGCGACCGTCGATTGTCGAGATGTTCCGCGCCGGCGGCCGCAGCGAGGACAAGCGCACCCGCCGCGGCGCCGTGATCTCGCAGACCGCGCCTGCGGAGCTCTCCCGTTTCCCCAGACCGGTGCTGCTTCTCACCGGCTCTGAGGATCGGATGATCCCGCCGGCGGCGACCGCCGCGCTCGCCGACACCATCCCCGATGCCCGGCTCGTGACCCTCGACGGCGTCGGCCATGTCGGCGTGATCCAGGTTCCCGATCTCGTTGCGAGAATTGTCATCGATTTCCTGCGCGAGGCCGCCTGA
- a CDS encoding ABC transporter permease, whose translation MAATRLVTGLAQGGNSVLALRIAIIVTGLVLWQMLAQSGLLYRDVVPSLWAIGSALARLVASAEFYGNLRVTAMEAGLALLVGGVAGLAVGILLGGNRLLSSAFEHYLYWLGPTPKIIFFPVMIMWFGVGPGSKVAMGALSCFFPVALSTAAAMRAINPVLIRVGRTFRAGTLQIVTKIYLPAMRESVINGLRLGLGIAIIGVLLAETKLSNQGLGFLIMQHYQRFDMPALYALMIAIFTIVIAVNALLTGAGAVGGPLRRSRSTKVRST comes from the coding sequence ATGGCTGCGACCCGGCTCGTAACTGGCCTCGCGCAAGGCGGCAATTCCGTTCTCGCGCTGCGCATCGCCATCATCGTGACCGGTCTGGTGCTGTGGCAAATGCTGGCGCAATCCGGACTGCTGTATCGCGACGTGGTCCCGAGCCTCTGGGCGATCGGAAGCGCGCTCGCTCGGCTGGTGGCGAGCGCGGAGTTCTACGGCAATCTGCGTGTCACCGCCATGGAGGCAGGTCTGGCCCTGCTTGTGGGCGGCGTCGCCGGCCTTGCCGTCGGTATCTTGCTGGGTGGCAACCGCCTGCTCAGCAGTGCCTTCGAGCACTATCTCTACTGGCTCGGCCCGACACCGAAGATCATCTTTTTTCCGGTCATGATCATGTGGTTCGGCGTCGGACCGGGCTCCAAGGTCGCGATGGGAGCGCTTTCCTGCTTCTTCCCGGTCGCCCTCAGCACCGCCGCGGCGATGCGAGCCATCAACCCCGTCCTGATCCGCGTCGGCCGAACCTTCCGCGCCGGCACTCTGCAAATAGTGACCAAGATCTATCTGCCGGCAATGCGGGAATCCGTCATCAACGGCCTGAGGTTGGGTCTGGGCATTGCCATCATCGGCGTGCTGCTGGCGGAGACGAAGCTCTCGAACCAGGGGCTCGGCTTCCTCATCATGCAGCACTACCAGCGTTTCGACATGCCGGCGCTGTACGCTCTGATGATCGCGATCTTCACCATCGTGATTGCTGTCAACGCGCTGCTGACCGGCGCCGGCGCGGTCGGCGGGCCGTTACGTCGGAGCAGATCAACCAAGGTGAGGTCGACATGA
- a CDS encoding GntR family transcriptional regulator, protein MTVQAESNDTTENFTTVAQRTYDLLRDALLNGEFLPGQSISLRSTAEAFGISQMPVRQALSRLQAEGILVMHENRTVTVPEVTPAQIVEYRDIRIALEGLAAELASQHASTREIEELKGHFEAMKQALRSDDIRSYIALNLKFHMCIYRASSSKTLLAMIETMWAKISAYSRWAAIGDAVGTLTNHARALDGIIRRDAIMARTAIVQDCCDTCEIQLRLFVEHQRDFARAASQDILPAHDRAKREPKSGSLGNLISSKRRGRPRKLTA, encoded by the coding sequence ATGACCGTCCAGGCCGAGTCGAACGACACCACCGAGAATTTCACTACCGTCGCGCAGCGAACTTACGACCTGCTCCGCGACGCCCTGCTGAATGGCGAGTTCCTACCGGGACAGAGCATCAGTCTGCGCAGCACGGCGGAAGCCTTCGGCATCAGCCAGATGCCGGTTCGTCAGGCGCTGAGCCGGCTGCAGGCCGAAGGCATTCTCGTGATGCACGAGAACCGAACCGTGACCGTGCCCGAAGTGACACCAGCGCAGATCGTCGAGTACCGCGATATCCGCATTGCCCTTGAAGGCCTCGCCGCCGAGCTCGCCTCGCAACATGCATCAACGCGCGAGATCGAAGAGCTCAAAGGCCATTTCGAGGCGATGAAGCAGGCGCTGCGGTCGGACGACATCCGGAGCTATATCGCCCTGAATCTAAAATTCCACATGTGCATCTATCGCGCCAGCAGTTCTAAAACGCTGCTGGCCATGATCGAAACCATGTGGGCGAAGATCTCCGCCTATAGCCGCTGGGCCGCGATAGGCGATGCCGTCGGCACACTGACCAACCATGCGCGAGCGCTGGACGGAATCATACGGCGTGATGCCATCATGGCCCGCACCGCCATTGTGCAGGACTGCTGCGATACTTGTGAAATCCAACTGCGACTGTTCGTGGAGCACCAGCGAGACTTCGCTAGAGCTGCCTCGCAAGACATCTTACCCGCGCACGACCGCGCGAAGCGGGAACCGAAAAGTGGTTCCTTGGGCAACTTGATCAGCTCCAAACGCAGAGGCCGTCCGCGCAAACTGACTGCTTGA
- a CDS encoding FAD-dependent monooxygenase, translated as MKDIQQTSVMIVGGGPVGLSMAMLLDRFGIGCIVAERSAATTEHPKARGCWVRTMEIFRQWGVEAPIRNRGLKNDSDTFAIMQTVAGHEYGRSRPEPNREQTPAWKSVVAQDAIEEEIFKKLQGARNVRIWFNTEVLSFEETNDGVLVRTRSMDTGEETECRATYLIAADGAASTMRRAAGVEMIGPATLAVMSNDYWKGDLSSLGGVAQDAAGFFLVPEHAGEPRVTILNTNGRDRWLTVMKIGGTKDDRERPWTDSEFAEMTRRHVGLPDLDVSVINRSIWRVSMQIAETFRKGRVFIAGDAAHRFPPTGGFGMNTGVQDAHNLAWKLAFVLKGLASDRLLDTYSSERRTVAQSNANFSLGNHHRFDAIEEAVRSKNQDRIQFWVDDMDNHTHSIGQNLGLSYEGSAVIGDGTVAPAHNPRYYTPSDRPGALPASVARSRAQDVDAGLVRPGFRRCHRATRWRMVGGGSYGVEEDRHSART; from the coding sequence ATGAAGGACATCCAGCAAACGTCGGTGATGATCGTCGGGGGCGGTCCGGTCGGGCTATCCATGGCAATGCTGCTCGATCGTTTCGGCATCGGCTGCATTGTTGCCGAACGCAGCGCCGCCACGACGGAGCACCCCAAAGCGCGGGGCTGCTGGGTCCGCACTATGGAAATCTTTCGGCAATGGGGCGTCGAGGCGCCGATCCGCAACCGCGGACTGAAGAACGACAGCGATACCTTTGCGATCATGCAGACGGTTGCGGGTCATGAATACGGGCGTTCGCGCCCGGAGCCGAACCGCGAGCAGACGCCAGCATGGAAAAGTGTGGTGGCACAGGACGCCATCGAAGAGGAAATCTTCAAGAAATTGCAAGGCGCCCGCAACGTCCGGATTTGGTTCAACACCGAAGTCCTCTCATTCGAGGAAACGAATGACGGAGTCCTGGTCCGCACCCGTTCGATGGACACCGGGGAGGAAACGGAATGCCGCGCGACCTATCTGATCGCCGCTGACGGGGCGGCCAGCACCATGCGCCGGGCGGCCGGCGTCGAGATGATTGGACCGGCGACACTCGCCGTCATGTCTAACGACTATTGGAAAGGCGATCTGTCGAGCCTGGGTGGCGTTGCGCAGGATGCCGCAGGTTTTTTCCTGGTTCCTGAACACGCCGGCGAGCCGCGTGTCACTATTCTGAATACCAACGGCCGTGATCGCTGGCTGACGGTCATGAAGATTGGCGGCACCAAGGATGACCGCGAGCGCCCCTGGACTGACAGCGAATTCGCTGAGATGACGCGGCGGCATGTCGGGTTGCCCGATCTCGATGTCAGCGTCATCAATCGTTCGATCTGGCGCGTCAGCATGCAGATCGCCGAAACCTTCCGCAAAGGTCGTGTCTTCATTGCCGGCGATGCCGCGCATCGTTTTCCGCCCACAGGTGGATTCGGGATGAACACCGGGGTGCAGGATGCCCACAATCTGGCCTGGAAGCTTGCCTTTGTGCTGAAGGGACTGGCCTCGGACCGTCTGCTCGACACCTATTCATCGGAGCGGCGGACGGTCGCCCAGTCCAATGCCAATTTCAGCCTCGGCAATCACCACCGCTTCGACGCGATCGAGGAGGCGGTGCGGTCGAAAAACCAGGATCGGATTCAGTTCTGGGTCGACGACATGGACAACCACACCCACAGCATCGGCCAGAATCTGGGATTGAGTTACGAGGGCAGCGCCGTGATCGGAGACGGGACCGTCGCCCCAGCACACAACCCGCGCTACTACACGCCGTCGGACCGGCCGGGCGCGCTTCCCGCATCTGTGGCTAGATCCCGCGCGCAAGACGTCGACGCTGGACTGGTTCGACCAGGATTTCGTCGTTGTCACCGGGCCACAAGGTGGCGAATGGTTGGAGGCGGGTCGTACGGTGTCGAAGAAGACCGGCATTCCGCTCGGACTTGA
- a CDS encoding ABC transporter ATP-binding protein, with the protein MIEALQGTAPKDVIRISRLRKTFGRGTASELIALNDINCSIREGDFVSVVGPSGCGKSTLLRILAGLLDYSDGSVTMDDQPVRGTRRDVGVVFQSSILLLWRTILDNVMLPAEVLGLDITAARHRARELLAMVRLEGFEDRLPCELSGGMQQRASIARALLHDPRILLMDEPFGALDAMTREQMNMELQRIWAESRKTIILITHSIPEAVFLGDVVLVMTARPGTLERVIAVDLPRPRTMASTSAPEFGARTQEIRTLFNHAGSFD; encoded by the coding sequence GTGATCGAAGCCCTGCAAGGCACAGCTCCGAAGGATGTCATCCGGATCAGCCGGCTGCGCAAAACGTTCGGTCGGGGCACGGCGAGCGAACTGATCGCGCTCAACGACATCAATTGCTCGATCCGTGAGGGCGACTTCGTCTCAGTCGTCGGACCGAGCGGCTGTGGCAAGAGCACGCTGCTGCGGATCCTGGCGGGCCTGCTCGATTATTCCGACGGATCGGTCACCATGGATGATCAGCCGGTGCGCGGCACCCGCCGCGACGTCGGCGTGGTGTTTCAAAGTTCGATTCTGCTGCTGTGGCGGACCATCCTCGACAACGTCATGCTGCCCGCCGAAGTGCTCGGGCTCGACATTACTGCCGCGCGGCATCGCGCCCGTGAGTTGCTGGCGATGGTGCGGCTCGAGGGCTTCGAGGATCGGTTACCTTGCGAGCTTTCCGGCGGGATGCAGCAGCGGGCGTCGATCGCCCGTGCCTTGCTGCACGATCCGCGCATCCTGTTGATGGACGAACCGTTCGGCGCGCTCGACGCCATGACGCGCGAGCAGATGAATATGGAGCTGCAACGCATCTGGGCCGAGAGCCGCAAGACCATCATCCTGATCACCCATTCGATTCCCGAAGCGGTGTTCCTCGGCGACGTGGTGCTGGTGATGACCGCGAGACCCGGGACGCTGGAGCGAGTGATTGCGGTCGACCTGCCGCGTCCGCGGACGATGGCGTCGACGTCGGCGCCGGAGTTCGGCGCCAGGACGCAGGAAATTCGCACACTGTTCAATCACGCCGGCTCGTTCGACTGA
- a CDS encoding ABC transporter substrate-binding protein — protein MGKLLLAIGLMLGMTAGPVAPAAAETLTLAIGQRGNWENSPPHLGQEAGIFRKHGLNLQILYTQGGGETLQAVLSGSVDIGLGVGTSGVMAAFSKGAPVRMIANSATGAAEFWYVPARSAINAMKDAGGHSVAYSTSGTSTNIMALALLRNLGIQATLVATGNPSSTFTQVMSGQVDVGWSSPPFGLQAIEEGKIRIVARGSDLPSFRNQTVRVMITSTRVLAEKKGAVGRFLAAYAETLDWMYSDPAAVAAYAKWVEIPIAIAQRMRDDFYPKESLRLDRLAGIDAAMSDAVAFKLLTAPLSREQLATLVQYPTKPTE, from the coding sequence ATGGGTAAGCTGCTGCTGGCAATAGGGCTGATGTTGGGTATGACCGCCGGCCCTGTTGCACCGGCGGCCGCCGAGACGCTGACCCTTGCCATTGGTCAGCGCGGCAATTGGGAAAATTCCCCGCCGCATCTCGGGCAGGAGGCCGGCATTTTTAGAAAACATGGTTTGAATCTCCAGATCCTTTACACCCAGGGGGGTGGCGAGACGTTGCAGGCCGTGCTGTCGGGCAGCGTCGACATCGGTCTTGGCGTCGGGACGTCCGGCGTCATGGCAGCCTTTTCCAAAGGCGCGCCGGTCCGCATGATTGCCAACTCGGCGACTGGCGCAGCCGAGTTCTGGTACGTCCCGGCGCGCTCGGCGATCAACGCGATGAAGGATGCCGGCGGGCACAGCGTCGCCTATTCGACCAGCGGGACGTCCACCAACATCATGGCGCTGGCGCTGCTCAGAAATCTCGGAATCCAGGCCACACTCGTCGCGACCGGAAATCCGTCTTCGACCTTCACTCAGGTGATGTCGGGCCAGGTCGATGTTGGTTGGTCATCACCGCCCTTCGGCCTCCAGGCGATCGAGGAGGGCAAGATCCGCATCGTCGCGCGCGGCAGCGATCTGCCGTCGTTTCGCAATCAAACCGTGCGCGTGATGATCACCAGCACGCGCGTTCTCGCGGAGAAGAAGGGCGCCGTCGGTCGTTTCCTGGCGGCATATGCCGAAACACTCGACTGGATGTATTCGGACCCCGCCGCGGTTGCAGCCTATGCCAAATGGGTTGAAATCCCCATAGCGATCGCGCAGCGCATGCGCGACGATTTTTATCCGAAGGAGAGCCTGCGGCTCGACCGGCTTGCCGGCATCGATGCTGCGATGAGCGACGCGGTCGCGTTCAAGCTCCTGACCGCGCCGTTGAGCCGGGAGCAGCTCGCGACGCTGGTTCAGTATCCGACCAAACCAACCGAATGA